Proteins encoded in a region of the Apilactobacillus apisilvae genome:
- a CDS encoding dihydrolipoyl dehydrogenase family protein codes for MTEKYDYDVLYIGAGHGTFDGAMPLAAKGYKIAVVEADKVGGTCPNWGCNAKIALDIPVQLTETQKRLKNIINGETSIDWKENMKNKHAVIDGLPGAIGGFIESTGINLIHGFAKLQDNHTVVVDNKEYTADKIVIATGLRPNRLDVEGKELAHDSKDFLNLDEMPKHVSIIGAGYIAMEFATIANAAGAQVTVLMHGDKALRQFNQEYVQAVVKDLEDKGVRFINNAKIKGFAQKDDCVTAVQLDNEDVRTDYILDATGRIPNIENIGLDEVGVKYDHRGIKVNDHLATNVDNIYASGDVADTGEPKLTPTAIFESQYLTSLFSGETTDAIDFPAIPSVVFTTPRIAQVGVSVDEAKNSDEYTVEEHDMTSDWYRAITKEQIAKRAYVFDKEHHLVGATEISDQADSVIDSILPAIALKLDKEQVSRIVHLFPSIGSDAWQHI; via the coding sequence ATGACTGAAAAATATGATTACGATGTATTATATATTGGTGCAGGTCATGGTACTTTTGATGGTGCAATGCCTTTAGCAGCTAAAGGATACAAAATCGCAGTCGTTGAAGCTGATAAAGTTGGTGGAACATGTCCTAATTGGGGCTGTAATGCCAAAATCGCTTTAGACATTCCAGTTCAACTAACTGAAACACAAAAGAGATTAAAGAACATTATCAATGGAGAAACTTCTATTGATTGGAAAGAAAACATGAAAAACAAACACGCTGTAATTGATGGACTTCCTGGTGCAATTGGTGGTTTTATCGAATCAACAGGCATTAATTTGATTCATGGTTTCGCTAAATTACAAGATAACCATACAGTAGTTGTTGATAATAAAGAATATACAGCTGATAAAATTGTTATAGCAACTGGATTACGTCCTAACCGTTTAGATGTTGAAGGTAAAGAATTGGCTCATGATTCTAAAGACTTCTTGAACCTAGATGAAATGCCTAAACATGTAAGCATTATTGGTGCCGGTTATATCGCAATGGAATTTGCAACCATTGCTAACGCTGCTGGTGCACAAGTTACTGTTTTGATGCATGGTGATAAAGCCCTTCGTCAATTTAACCAAGAATATGTTCAAGCAGTAGTTAAGGACTTAGAAGATAAAGGTGTTCGTTTTATTAATAATGCTAAAATTAAAGGTTTTGCTCAAAAGGATGACTGTGTAACTGCCGTTCAATTAGATAATGAAGATGTTCGTACCGACTATATTTTAGATGCAACTGGTCGCATTCCAAATATTGAAAACATCGGTTTGGATGAAGTTGGGGTTAAATATGACCATCGTGGAATTAAAGTAAATGATCACTTGGCAACTAACGTTGATAACATTTATGCTTCCGGTGATGTTGCTGATACTGGTGAACCTAAGTTAACCCCTACTGCTATCTTTGAATCTCAATATTTAACTAGTCTATTTTCTGGAGAAACAACTGATGCAATTGACTTCCCTGCCATTCCTTCAGTTGTATTCACAACTCCTCGAATTGCTCAAGTTGGTGTTTCAGTTGATGAAGCGAAGAATAGTGATGAATATACGGTTGAAGAACACGATATGACATCAGATTGGTATCGTGCAATTACCAAAGAACAAATCGCTAAACGTGCATATGTCTTTGATAAAGAACACCACTTAGTTGGTGCTACCGAAATCTCTGATCAAGCTGATTCAGTCATTGATTCCATTCTACCTGCCATTGCTCTAAAACTAGATAAAGAACAAGTAAGTCGTATCGTTCACTTATTCCCATCAATTGGTAGCGATGCATGGCAACATATCTAA